One genomic segment of Bacteroides caccae includes these proteins:
- the cysK gene encoding cysteine synthase A, with protein MAKIVKKLTDLVGNTPLMELSGYCGKYGMEQNIIAKLEAFNPAGSVKDRVALSMIEDAEARGVLKPGATIIEPTSGNTGVGLAMVSTIKGYHLILTMPETMSLERRNLLKALGAQIVLTDGLGGMAASIAKAEELRDSIPGSVILQQFENPANAAVHERTTGEEIWKDTDGEVAAFVAGVGTGGTVCGVARALKKHNPKIHIVAVEPAASPVLEGGEAAPHRIQGIGANFIPKLYDASVVDEVISVPDDEAIRAGRELAATEGLLAGISSGAAVYAARLLAGRPEFKNKKIVALLPDTGERYLSTELFAFDAYPLD; from the coding sequence ATGGCAAAGATAGTAAAGAAACTAACCGATCTGGTAGGTAATACTCCTCTAATGGAACTTTCCGGTTATTGCGGGAAATATGGTATGGAACAAAATATTATCGCCAAGCTGGAAGCATTCAATCCGGCAGGGAGTGTGAAGGACCGGGTGGCTCTTTCGATGATTGAAGACGCCGAAGCTCGCGGAGTTCTGAAACCCGGTGCGACGATTATCGAACCCACAAGTGGAAATACCGGTGTCGGGCTGGCAATGGTGTCTACTATAAAAGGTTATCATCTCATATTGACTATGCCCGAAACGATGAGCCTGGAACGGAGGAATCTGTTGAAGGCACTCGGTGCACAAATCGTATTGACGGACGGACTGGGAGGCATGGCAGCGTCTATCGCTAAAGCGGAGGAACTGCGTGACAGTATTCCCGGTTCGGTGATTTTACAGCAATTCGAGAATCCGGCCAATGCCGCCGTTCACGAACGGACGACAGGCGAGGAAATATGGAAAGATACGGACGGCGAAGTCGCGGCTTTTGTGGCGGGAGTTGGTACGGGAGGAACGGTTTGCGGTGTAGCCCGTGCATTGAAGAAACATAATCCGAAAATTCATATTGTAGCCGTGGAACCGGCAGCATCTCCGGTTCTGGAAGGAGGAGAGGCGGCTCCGCATCGTATTCAGGGGATTGGTGCCAATTTTATTCCGAAACTTTATGATGCGTCTGTGGTGGACGAAGTAATAAGCGTGCCCGATGATGAAGCGATTCGTGCGGGACGTGAATTGGCGGCAACCGAAGGTTTGCTCGCCGGGATTTCTTCGGGAGCGGCAGTATATGCGGCCCGTTTGTTGGCGGGACGTCCCGAATTCAAGAACAAAAA
- a CDS encoding LTA synthase family protein, whose amino-acid sequence MKKRIIQFLTTYFLFVLLFALQKPIFMVYYRELYINASLGDYFRVMWHGLPLDLSLAGYLTAIPGLLLIASAWTDSSVLRRIRQVYFGLIAFIMACIFIVDLGLYGFWGFRLDATPIFYFFSSPKDAMASVSFWFVLLGIVAMLIYAGILYCIFYYVLIREKNPMKIPYRRQNVSLALLLLTAALFIPIRGGFTVSTMNLSKVYFSSDQLMNHAAINPAFSFMYSATHQNNFEKQYRFMDPNTADKLFAEMVDKPATPADSIPQLLNTQRPNIVFIILESFSTHLMETFGGQPNVAVNMDKFAKEGILFSNFYANSFRTDRGLASIISGYPGQPSTSIMKYPEKTDKLPSIPRSLKNAGYNLEYYYGGDADFTNMRSYLVSSGIGKIICDKDFPLSERTGKWGAQDHVLFQRLLKDMKEEKQQEPFLKLVQTSSSHEPFEVPFHRLDDKVLNAFAYADSCVGDFIKQYQELPQWKNTVFVLVPDHQGAYPYPIENPLDGQTIPLILIGGAIKEPRVIDTYASQIDIAATLLSQLGLPHDEFTFSKDILNPSSPHFGYFTRPNYFGMVTPENQLVYNLDANTVQLDEGTEKGANLEKGKAFLQKLYDDLAKR is encoded by the coding sequence ATGAAAAAGAGAATCATACAATTTCTCACGACTTATTTTTTGTTTGTCCTCTTATTTGCACTTCAGAAACCTATCTTCATGGTTTATTACCGTGAATTATATATCAACGCGTCTCTCGGAGACTATTTCCGGGTCATGTGGCACGGACTTCCCTTGGATTTATCACTGGCGGGATATCTGACCGCTATTCCGGGCCTGCTGCTCATCGCCTCCGCCTGGACCGATTCATCCGTGCTCCGTCGTATCCGCCAAGTCTACTTCGGACTGATTGCTTTCATCATGGCTTGCATCTTTATCGTCGACCTGGGATTGTACGGCTTTTGGGGATTCCGCCTGGACGCCACTCCGATTTTCTATTTCTTCTCCTCTCCCAAGGACGCCATGGCAAGTGTCAGCTTTTGGTTCGTACTGCTGGGGATAGTAGCCATGCTGATTTACGCCGGTATTTTATACTGCATTTTCTACTACGTACTGATCCGCGAGAAGAACCCCATGAAGATACCTTATCGCCGGCAAAATGTCTCTCTCGCATTATTATTACTGACGGCAGCGCTTTTCATCCCTATCCGCGGCGGTTTCACCGTATCGACCATGAACTTAAGCAAAGTATATTTCAGTTCCGACCAACTGATGAACCATGCCGCCATTAATCCGGCATTCAGTTTCATGTACTCTGCCACGCATCAGAATAACTTCGAGAAGCAGTATCGTTTCATGGACCCTAACACAGCCGACAAGCTATTTGCGGAAATGGTGGACAAACCCGCCACACCGGCCGACAGTATCCCGCAACTCCTGAATACCCAACGCCCGAATATCGTCTTTATCATTCTTGAAAGTTTCTCCACACACCTGATGGAAACTTTCGGTGGGCAGCCGAATGTAGCTGTCAATATGGATAAATTTGCCAAAGAAGGTATCTTATTCAGTAACTTCTATGCCAACAGCTTCCGTACCGACCGTGGTCTGGCGTCTATCATCAGCGGATATCCCGGACAGCCGAGCACCAGCATTATGAAATATCCCGAAAAGACGGACAAACTTCCTTCGATCCCGCGCAGCTTGAAAAACGCCGGATACAACCTTGAATATTATTACGGCGGAGATGCGGACTTTACGAATATGCGCTCTTACCTGGTATCTTCCGGTATCGGAAAGATTATTTGCGACAAGGATTTCCCTTTGTCCGAACGTACCGGCAAGTGGGGGGCACAAGACCACGTATTATTCCAGCGTCTGCTGAAAGACATGAAAGAGGAAAAGCAACAGGAACCGTTCCTGAAACTTGTCCAGACTTCAAGCAGCCACGAACCTTTTGAAGTTCCGTTTCACCGGCTGGATGACAAGGTTCTCAATGCATTCGCTTATGCCGACAGTTGCGTAGGCGACTTCATCAAACAATACCAGGAACTCCCACAGTGGAAAAATACAGTATTTGTACTCGTTCCCGATCATCAAGGAGCCTATCCATATCCGATCGAGAATCCACTGGACGGACAAACAATCCCTCTTATTTTAATCGGAGGCGCGATAAAGGAACCACGTGTGATAGATACTTATGCTTCGCAGATTGACATTGCCGCCACCCTGCTTTCACAACTGGGACTGCCACACGATGAATTTACTTTCAGCAAGGATATCCTGAATCCGTCATCTCCTCATTTCGGATATTTCACCCGCCCGAACTACTTCGGTATGGTGACTCCCGAAAATCAATTGGTATATAATTTGGATGCCAACACCGTACAACTTGACGAAGGAACGGAGAAAGGAGCAAATTTGGAAAAGGGAAAAGCTTTCTTGCAAAAGCTCTATGACGACCTGGCCAAACGTTAG
- a CDS encoding phosphatase PAP2 family protein: protein MINTEIINFLSEVDTNVFLFFNGIHSPFWDYFMSAFTGKIIWVPMYATILYILLINFHWKVVLCYVAAIALTITFADQMCSSIIRPVVARLRPANPENPIVDLVHIVNGYRGGSYGFPSCHAANSFGLAMYVVFLFRKRWLSVFIITWAVLNCYTRIYLGVHYPGDLIVGGIIGGFGGWLFCTIAHKIASYLQKPSRVRRNTIRQTSVTMYVGFLTVLGIIIYSTIKSW, encoded by the coding sequence ATGATAAATACCGAAATTATCAATTTCCTTTCGGAAGTGGACACCAATGTCTTCCTGTTCTTCAACGGCATACATTCCCCCTTTTGGGACTATTTTATGAGTGCTTTCACGGGGAAAATTATATGGGTACCGATGTACGCTACCATATTATACATATTGCTAATCAATTTCCATTGGAAGGTAGTCCTGTGCTATGTGGCTGCGATCGCGCTTACCATAACCTTTGCCGACCAGATGTGCAGCAGTATCATCCGTCCGGTCGTGGCACGTCTGCGTCCTGCCAATCCGGAAAATCCGATTGTAGACCTGGTGCATATCGTAAACGGCTATCGCGGAGGAAGTTACGGTTTTCCTTCCTGTCATGCCGCCAACTCTTTCGGCCTTGCCATGTATGTAGTATTCCTGTTCCGTAAACGCTGGTTAAGTGTTTTCATCATAACCTGGGCAGTTCTCAATTGTTACACGCGCATATACTTGGGCGTACATTACCCCGGAGACTTAATTGTAGGAGGCATCATCGGAGGGTTCGGCGGCTGGCTGTTCTGTACGATTGCCCATAAAATAGCTTCTTACCTGCAAAAGCCTTCCCGTGTAAGAAGAAATACTATCAGACAAACATCGGTCACTATGTATGTAGGCTTCCTGACAGTACTCGGCATCATTATTTACTCTACAATCAAAAGCTGGTAG
- the leuB gene encoding 3-isopropylmalate dehydrogenase — protein sequence MDFKIAVLAGDGIGPEISVQGVEVMSAVCEKFGHKVSYEYAICGANAIDEVGDPFPEETYQACKNADAVLFSAVGDPKFDNDPTAKVRPEQGLLAMRKKLGLFANIRPVQTFKCLIHKSPLRAELVENADFICIRELTGGMYFGEKYQDNDKAYDTNYYTRPEIERILKVAFEYAMKRRKHLTVVDKANVLASSRLWRQIAQEMAPQYPEVTTDYMFVDNAAMKMIQEPAFFDVMVTENTFGDILTDEGSVISGSMGLLPSASTGESTPVFEPIHGSWPQAKGLNIANPLAQILSVAMLFEYFDLKEEGALIRKAVDASLDENVRTPEIQVAGGAKYGTKEVGQWIVDYIRKA from the coding sequence ATGGATTTTAAAATTGCTGTATTAGCAGGCGACGGTATCGGGCCGGAGATCTCTGTGCAAGGTGTAGAGGTGATGAGTGCCGTTTGCGAGAAGTTTGGTCACAAAGTAAGTTACGAATATGCAATCTGTGGTGCGAATGCCATTGACGAGGTAGGAGATCCGTTTCCGGAAGAAACATATCAGGCTTGTAAGAACGCGGATGCAGTCTTGTTCTCTGCTGTCGGCGACCCGAAGTTTGACAATGATCCTACTGCCAAAGTCCGTCCGGAACAGGGATTACTGGCAATGCGTAAGAAGTTGGGACTTTTCGCTAACATCCGTCCCGTACAGACATTCAAATGCTTGATTCACAAATCACCGTTGCGTGCGGAACTGGTAGAAAATGCAGATTTCATCTGTATCCGCGAACTGACCGGAGGTATGTACTTCGGCGAGAAATATCAGGATAACGACAAGGCCTATGACACTAACTATTATACCCGTCCGGAAATCGAACGTATCCTGAAAGTAGCTTTCGAATATGCAATGAAGCGCAGAAAACACTTGACCGTGGTAGATAAGGCGAATGTCCTTGCTTCTTCCCGCCTGTGGCGTCAGATTGCACAGGAAATGGCCCCTCAGTATCCGGAAGTGACGACTGATTATATGTTTGTGGATAATGCTGCGATGAAGATGATTCAGGAGCCGGCTTTCTTTGACGTAATGGTAACGGAAAATACATTCGGTGATATTCTGACCGATGAAGGTTCTGTAATCAGTGGTTCTATGGGATTACTTCCGTCGGCCTCTACAGGGGAAAGTACTCCGGTGTTCGAACCGATTCACGGTTCATGGCCGCAGGCTAAAGGGCTGAATATTGCTAATCCGTTGGCACAGATTCTTTCCGTAGCTATGTTGTTCGAGTATTTCGACCTTAAAGAAGAAGGAGCGTTGATTCGTAAAGCAGTAGACGCTTCTCTGGACGAGAATGTACGTACACCTGAAATCCAAGTTGCCGGTGGTGCCAAATACGGAACCAAAGAAGTGGGACAATGGATTGTAGATTACATTAGAAAAGCTTGA
- a CDS encoding alpha-isopropylmalate synthase regulatory domain-containing protein, which yields MGKQGVKIEIMDTTLRDGEQTSGVSFVPHEKLMIARLLLEDLKVDRVEVASARVSDGEFEAVKMICDWAARRNLLHKVEVLGFVDGHTSVDWIQHTGCRVINLLCKGSLKHCTQQLKKSPEEHIEDIINVVRYADEQDIAVNVYLEDWSNGMKDSPEYVFQLMEGLKHTSIKRYMLPDTLGILNPLQVIEYMRKMKKHYPNMHFDFHAHNDYDLAVSNVLAAVLSGAKGLHTTINGLGERAGNAPLSSVQAILKDHFNAVTNIDESRLNDVSRVVESYSGIVIPANKPIVGENVFTQVAGVHADGDNKNNLYCNDLLPERFGRKREYALGKTSGKANIRKNLEDLGLELDEDSMRKVTERIIELGDKKELVTQEDLPYIVSDVLKHGAIGEKVRLKSYFVNLAHGLKPMATLKIEINGKEYEESSSGDGQYDAFVRALRKIYKVTLGRKFPMLTNYTVTIPPGGRTDAFVQTVIMWSYEDCAFRTRGLDADQTEAAIKATVKMLNIIEDEYEKE from the coding sequence ATGGGAAAACAAGGCGTCAAAATAGAGATCATGGACACAACGCTCCGTGACGGTGAACAGACCAGCGGAGTATCTTTTGTGCCTCATGAAAAACTAATGATTGCCCGTTTGCTGTTGGAGGATTTAAAAGTAGACCGGGTAGAGGTTGCTTCGGCGCGTGTGTCGGACGGTGAGTTTGAAGCCGTGAAGATGATCTGCGACTGGGCAGCCCGCCGCAATCTGCTTCATAAAGTGGAAGTGCTGGGATTTGTAGACGGCCATACTTCGGTGGACTGGATACAGCATACCGGTTGCCGCGTCATCAACCTGCTTTGCAAAGGTTCGCTGAAACACTGTACGCAGCAATTGAAGAAAAGTCCCGAAGAACATATTGAGGATATCATCAATGTGGTGCGCTATGCCGATGAACAGGATATTGCTGTCAATGTCTATCTGGAGGATTGGAGCAACGGAATGAAGGACTCTCCCGAATATGTATTTCAACTCATGGAGGGATTGAAGCATACCAGTATCAAACGTTATATGCTGCCTGACACTTTGGGTATCCTGAATCCGTTGCAGGTAATTGAATATATGCGGAAGATGAAGAAGCATTATCCGAATATGCACTTCGATTTCCATGCCCACAATGACTATGATCTGGCGGTGAGCAATGTGCTGGCTGCCGTGTTGAGCGGTGCCAAAGGATTGCACACAACGATCAACGGACTAGGCGAACGCGCGGGTAATGCTCCTCTTTCAAGTGTGCAGGCTATTCTGAAAGACCACTTCAATGCAGTGACCAATATTGATGAGAGCCGCCTGAATGATGTCAGCCGGGTGGTAGAATCATATTCGGGTATTGTCATTCCTGCCAATAAGCCGATTGTGGGGGAGAATGTCTTTACGCAGGTTGCCGGAGTTCATGCTGACGGTGATAATAAGAATAACCTGTATTGCAATGACCTGTTGCCCGAACGGTTCGGAAGAAAGCGGGAGTATGCGTTAGGAAAGACCAGTGGCAAGGCGAACATCCGTAAGAATCTGGAGGACCTCGGTCTGGAACTGGACGAGGACTCTATGCGTAAGGTGACGGAGCGTATCATCGAATTGGGGGATAAGAAAGAATTGGTGACCCAGGAAGATTTGCCGTATATCGTTTCCGATGTGTTGAAGCATGGTGCGATAGGTGAGAAGGTCAGACTGAAAAGTTACTTTGTCAATCTGGCTCATGGCTTGAAACCAATGGCGACGCTGAAAATAGAAATCAATGGCAAGGAGTACGAGGAAAGTTCGAGCGGTGACGGTCAGTATGATGCATTTGTGCGTGCTTTGCGTAAGATATATAAGGTGACACTGGGACGTAAATTCCCGATGCTGACCAATTATACGGTAACAATTCCTCCGGGCGGACGCACGGACGCTTTTGTACAGACAGTAATCATGTGGAGTTATGAGGACTGTGCTTTCCGTACGCGCGGACTGGATGCGGACCAGACCGAGGCTGCCATTAAGGCGACCGTGAAAATGCTGAATATCATTGAAGATGAATATGAGAAAGAGTAG
- the leuD gene encoding 3-isopropylmalate dehydratase small subunit, whose amino-acid sequence MAKTKFNIITSTCVPLPLENVDTDQIIPARFLKATTREEKFFGDNLFRDWRYNADGSLNEEFVLNNPTYGGQVLVAGKNFGSGSSREHAAWAIAGYGFRVVVSSFFADIHKNNELNNFVLPVVVTEGFLQELFDSIYADPKMEVEVNLPEQTITNKATGKSEHFEINAYKKLCLMNGLDDIDFLLSNKNKIEEWENKASK is encoded by the coding sequence ATGGCTAAGACAAAATTTAATATAATAACAAGTACTTGTGTACCTCTTCCTTTAGAAAATGTAGATACTGACCAGATTATTCCGGCCCGTTTCCTGAAAGCAACGACTCGTGAAGAAAAGTTCTTCGGCGATAATCTGTTTCGTGACTGGCGTTATAATGCCGACGGTTCACTGAATGAAGAATTTGTGCTGAACAATCCTACTTATGGGGGACAGGTATTGGTGGCAGGGAAGAACTTCGGTTCCGGTTCGAGCCGCGAGCATGCTGCTTGGGCTATTGCGGGTTATGGTTTCCGGGTGGTAGTCTCTAGTTTCTTTGCAGATATTCACAAGAATAACGAGTTGAATAACTTCGTGCTTCCGGTAGTCGTTACAGAAGGATTTCTTCAGGAATTGTTCGACTCTATCTATGCTGACCCGAAAATGGAAGTGGAGGTGAATCTTCCCGAACAGACCATTACTAACAAGGCTACAGGCAAGAGTGAACATTTTGAAATCAACGCTTATAAGAAACTTTGTCTGATGAACGGACTGGATGATATAGATTTCTTGCTAAGCAATAAAAATAAAATCGAAGAATGGGAAAACAAGGCGTCAAAATAG
- the leuC gene encoding 3-isopropylmalate dehydratase large subunit, translated as MNTLFDKIWDAHVVTTVEDGPTQLYIDRLYCHEVTSPQAFAGLRERGIKVLRPEKVFCMPDHNTPTHDQDKPIEDPVSKTQVDTLTKNAKDFGLTHFGMMHPKNGIIHVVGPERGLTLPGMTIVCGDSHTSTHGAMGAIAFGIGTSEVEMVLASQCILQSRPKTMRITVDGELGKGVTAKDVALYMMSKMTTSGATGYFVEYAGSAIRNLTMEGRLTLCNLSIEMGARGGMVAPDEVTFEYIKGRESAPQGEAWDKALEYWKTLKSDDDAVFDKEVRFDAADIEPMITYGTNPGMGMGITRHIPTTEGMSETAQVSFKKSLDYMGFQPGESLLGKKIDYVFLGACTNGRIEDFRAFASIVKGRKKAENVIAWLVPGSWMVDAQIRKEGIDKILTEAGFAIRQPGCSACLAMNDDKIPAGKYSVSTSNRNFEGRQGPGARTLLASPLVAAAAAVTGVITDPRELM; from the coding sequence ATGAATACATTATTTGATAAGATATGGGACGCCCATGTGGTGACTACCGTGGAAGACGGCCCGACACAGCTTTATATAGATCGGTTATATTGCCATGAAGTGACCAGTCCCCAGGCTTTTGCAGGACTGCGTGAACGTGGGATCAAAGTGTTGCGTCCGGAAAAGGTATTCTGTATGCCCGACCATAATACACCGACACATGATCAGGACAAGCCGATTGAAGATCCGGTTTCCAAGACACAGGTCGATACACTTACGAAAAATGCCAAGGATTTCGGATTGACGCACTTTGGCATGATGCATCCAAAGAATGGTATTATTCACGTAGTAGGTCCCGAACGTGGCTTGACTTTGCCGGGAATGACAATCGTGTGCGGTGATTCACACACTTCTACTCACGGTGCTATGGGAGCAATCGCTTTCGGTATCGGAACCAGTGAGGTGGAAATGGTGCTAGCATCGCAATGTATTCTCCAGTCGCGGCCGAAAACAATGCGTATCACAGTGGACGGTGAACTGGGCAAAGGAGTGACTGCAAAAGATGTGGCGCTTTATATGATGTCTAAGATGACTACAAGCGGTGCTACCGGATACTTTGTAGAATATGCCGGCTCGGCTATCCGTAATCTGACTATGGAAGGACGCCTTACTCTCTGTAACCTTTCTATCGAAATGGGTGCACGTGGTGGTATGGTGGCTCCGGACGAAGTGACTTTTGAATATATCAAGGGGCGTGAAAGTGCTCCGCAAGGGGAGGCGTGGGACAAAGCTTTGGAATATTGGAAGACGTTGAAGAGCGATGATGATGCCGTATTTGACAAAGAAGTGCGTTTCGATGCAGCTGATATTGAACCGATGATTACCTACGGAACGAATCCGGGAATGGGGATGGGGATCACCCGGCATATTCCTACTACTGAAGGAATGAGTGAAACAGCACAGGTTTCTTTCAAGAAGTCACTGGATTATATGGGCTTTCAACCAGGCGAATCTTTGTTGGGCAAGAAGATTGATTATGTGTTCCTCGGTGCTTGTACAAACGGCCGTATCGAAGATTTCCGTGCGTTTGCCTCTATTGTGAAAGGACGTAAGAAAGCGGAAAACGTGATAGCATGGCTGGTTCCGGGTTCATGGATGGTAGATGCGCAGATTCGGAAGGAAGGAATAGACAAGATATTGACGGAAGCCGGTTTTGCAATCCGCCAACCGGGATGTTCTGCTTGTCTGGCGATGAATGATGATAAGATTCCTGCCGGAAAATATTCCGTATCTACCAGTAACCGTAACTTTGAAGGGCGTCAGGGACCCGGTGCACGCACTTTGCTTGCCAGTCCGCTGGTAGCTGCTGCCGCAGCGGTGACAGGGGTGATTACCGATCCGAGAGAATTAATGTAA
- a CDS encoding 2-isopropylmalate synthase encodes MDNRLFIFDTTLRDGEQVPGCQLNTVEKIQVAKALEALGVDVIEAGFPISSPGDFNSVIEISKAVTWPTICALTRAVQKDIDVAVDALKFAKHKRIHTGIGTSDSHIKYKFNSNREEIIERAVAAVKYARRFVDDVEFYAEDAGRTDNEYLARVVEAVIKAGATVVNIPDTTGYCLPSEYGAKIKYLIDHVDGIDNAIISTHCHNDLGMATANTIAGVLNGARQVEVTINGIGERAGNTALEEIAMIIKSHHEIDIQTNINTQKIYPTSRMVSSLMNMPVQPNKAIVGRNAFAHSSGIHQDGVLKNVQTYEIIDPHDVGIDDNSIVLTARSGRAALKNRLNILGVNLEQDKLDKVYEEFLKLADKKKDINDDDILVLAGADRSVNHRIKLDYLQVTSGVGVRSVASLGLNISGEKFEACASGNGPVDAAIKALKKIVDRHMTLKEFTIQAISKGSDDVGKVHMQVEYDNQIYYGFGANTDIIAASVEAYIDCINKFKS; translated from the coding sequence ATGGACAATAGGTTATTTATTTTTGATACCACCCTTCGCGATGGTGAACAGGTTCCGGGATGTCAGTTGAATACAGTAGAAAAGATTCAAGTTGCGAAGGCATTGGAAGCTCTGGGAGTAGACGTGATTGAAGCAGGATTCCCAATTTCAAGTCCGGGTGATTTTAATTCTGTGATTGAGATTTCTAAAGCGGTGACCTGGCCTACTATTTGTGCCTTGACCCGTGCTGTTCAAAAAGATATTGATGTAGCTGTAGACGCATTGAAGTTTGCTAAGCACAAACGGATTCATACAGGTATCGGAACTTCTGATTCGCATATCAAATACAAATTCAATTCGAACCGTGAAGAAATTATCGAACGTGCGGTAGCTGCTGTAAAATATGCGCGTCGTTTTGTGGATGATGTGGAATTTTATGCAGAAGATGCAGGCCGTACGGATAATGAATATCTGGCACGTGTGGTAGAAGCTGTTATTAAAGCCGGTGCTACGGTGGTGAACATTCCGGATACGACCGGTTACTGTTTGCCTTCTGAATATGGTGCCAAGATTAAATACCTGATTGACCATGTAGACGGTATTGATAATGCAATTATCTCTACTCATTGCCACAACGATTTGGGTATGGCAACTGCAAACACTATAGCAGGTGTCTTGAACGGTGCCCGTCAGGTGGAAGTTACAATTAACGGTATCGGTGAACGTGCCGGTAACACTGCACTCGAAGAAATCGCTATGATTATCAAGAGTCATCACGAAATCGATATTCAGACAAATATCAATACCCAGAAGATTTATCCGACAAGCCGCATGGTATCCAGTTTGATGAATATGCCGGTACAGCCGAATAAGGCGATTGTCGGACGGAATGCTTTTGCACACTCTTCCGGTATCCATCAGGACGGTGTCTTGAAGAATGTACAGACCTATGAGATTATTGATCCGCACGATGTGGGTATCGATGATAACTCTATCGTATTGACTGCCCGTAGCGGGCGTGCTGCATTGAAGAACCGCCTGAATATCTTGGGGGTTAATTTGGAACAGGATAAGCTGGATAAGGTTTACGAAGAATTCCTGAAGCTGGCTGATAAGAAGAAAGATATCAACGACGATGATATACTGGTATTGGCAGGTGCCGACCGCAGTGTGAATCATCGCATCAAGTTGGATTATTTGCAGGTGACAAGTGGTGTCGGTGTACGTTCGGTAGCCAGTCTCGGATTGAATATCTCCGGTGAGAAGTTTGAAGCTTGTGCCAGTGGTAATGGTCCGGTGGACGCTGCTATCAAAGCATTGAAGAAGATTGTTGACCGCCACATGACACTGAAAGAATTTACTATTCAGGCTATCAGCAAGGGAAGTGATGACGTAGGTAAAGTTCACATGCAGGTGGAATACGATAACCAGATATATTATGGTTTCGGAGCTAATACGGATATTATCGCCGCTTCGGTAGAAGCCTATATTGACTGTATCAACAAGTTCAAATCATAA